In the Sediminibacter sp. Hel_I_10 genome, one interval contains:
- a CDS encoding NAD-dependent succinate-semialdehyde dehydrogenase, with protein MSNTIQTVNPFNNQKLKEYTLYNDNQLEEILKLSDTVFQEWQLKSVKSRVKLLDNVAQILNDNLEEYSQLMTSEMGKPISQSRSEIEKCIWLCDFYRKNGDRFLSDDLIETEAKESFISYDPLGTILAIMPWNYPFWQVMRFALPTLTAGNTALLKHASNVTGCALIIEDIFEKAGYPKGAFQTLLTDHNKIEAMIGDDRIKAVSLTGSEKAGRKIAEVAGKHLKKAVLELGGNNACVVLADADLDTYLEVMVNARMQNTGQSCIAAKRFIVEEKIYDKFLKRFTKMVKDLKEGDPSKDSTKMAVLARPDLAETLKEQVEASLKQGAKVHYGNKQDKAYYEPTIITDVTPGMPIFDEETFGPVAAIIKVKNKKEAYQMLSNTRFGLGTMLFSEDTEDAKKHIAHVGDGAFFINEMVKSDPRLPFGGTRASGYGRELSKEGIMEFVNKKTVFIK; from the coding sequence ATGTCAAATACAATACAAACTGTTAATCCTTTTAATAACCAAAAACTCAAAGAATATACCTTATATAATGATAATCAATTAGAAGAAATTTTAAAATTATCTGATACCGTTTTTCAAGAATGGCAATTAAAATCAGTGAAAAGTAGAGTGAAATTATTAGATAACGTCGCTCAAATTTTAAATGATAACCTTGAGGAATATAGTCAATTAATGACATCAGAGATGGGAAAACCTATAAGTCAAAGCAGATCAGAAATAGAGAAATGTATATGGCTTTGTGATTTTTACCGTAAAAACGGAGATCGCTTTCTTTCAGACGATCTTATTGAAACTGAAGCTAAGGAAAGCTTTATAAGTTATGACCCTTTAGGTACGATTTTAGCAATTATGCCATGGAACTATCCGTTCTGGCAGGTTATGAGGTTTGCTTTACCAACATTAACTGCGGGTAACACCGCTTTACTCAAACATGCTTCTAATGTTACAGGTTGCGCATTGATAATTGAGGATATCTTCGAAAAGGCAGGATATCCTAAAGGCGCTTTTCAAACCCTACTTACAGATCATAACAAGATCGAAGCAATGATTGGTGATGATCGAATTAAAGCGGTCTCTTTAACCGGTAGCGAGAAAGCAGGGAGAAAAATTGCCGAAGTGGCTGGTAAACATTTAAAGAAAGCAGTGCTTGAACTTGGGGGAAACAATGCCTGTGTTGTTTTAGCAGATGCTGATCTTGACACCTATTTAGAAGTTATGGTTAATGCTAGGATGCAAAACACTGGGCAAAGTTGTATAGCCGCAAAACGATTTATTGTTGAAGAAAAAATATATGACAAATTTCTTAAGCGCTTTACCAAAATGGTAAAAGATTTGAAAGAAGGAGATCCTTCAAAAGATAGTACAAAAATGGCAGTTTTAGCGCGTCCAGATTTAGCCGAAACATTAAAAGAACAAGTTGAAGCTAGTCTTAAGCAAGGTGCTAAGGTACATTATGGCAATAAACAAGACAAGGCGTATTACGAGCCAACAATTATTACAGACGTTACTCCTGGCATGCCCATTTTTGATGAGGAAACTTTTGGACCAGTTGCGGCCATAATAAAAGTGAAAAACAAGAAAGAAGCGTATCAAATGCTTTCAAATACAAGATTTGGATTAGGAACCATGCTTTTTTCAGAAGATACCGAAGATGCTAAAAAACATATTGCCCATGTGGGAGATGGTGCTTTTTTTATAAACGAAATGGTAAAATCAGATCCGCGATTACCGTTTGGTGGCACTAGAGCTTCTGGCTACGGAAGAGAACTTTCAAAAGAAGGCATCATGGAATTTGTCAACAAAAAAACTGTTTTTATTAAATAA
- a CDS encoding YtxH domain-containing protein — protein sequence MGKESSALLGILAGTAIGATLGILFAPDKGTTTRQRIADEAAHTKDMLSEKATHLRDNVVTTMSSKKHTLDEKVENIVSDASHKAEDVITTLERKLSELKAKNKNLQKDSNLSNAAKINV from the coding sequence ATGGGAAAAGAAAGTAGTGCATTACTAGGAATATTAGCTGGAACAGCAATTGGAGCCACATTAGGAATTTTATTTGCTCCAGATAAAGGAACAACTACAAGACAAAGAATTGCTGATGAAGCTGCTCATACTAAAGATATGCTTTCTGAAAAGGCGACTCATTTAAGAGATAACGTTGTAACTACAATGTCTTCTAAGAAGCATACACTTGACGAAAAAGTTGAAAATATCGTATCTGATGCAAGTCATAAAGCAGAAGATGTTATTACAACTTTAGAGCGCAAATTGTCTGAATTAAAAGCTAAAAATAAAAATTTGCAGAAAGATTCAAATCTTTCAAACGCTGCTAAAATAAACGTATGA
- a CDS encoding phage holin family protein, whose product MSIFESINDTTDKAANIGEKYFDTSREYFKLKIFKQMAVGLSYMSKLVIFGVLFMLAIIFLAVSAALAIGNALESETLGFLIVGAILLVLAIIACFLARQIDNAVIKSLSKKFFKS is encoded by the coding sequence ATGAGCATATTCGAATCGATAAACGATACAACGGATAAGGCAGCAAATATTGGCGAGAAGTATTTTGATACTTCTCGCGAATATTTTAAACTTAAGATATTTAAGCAAATGGCAGTTGGGCTCAGTTATATGAGCAAACTTGTAATATTTGGAGTTTTATTTATGTTGGCAATTATATTCTTGGCTGTATCAGCAGCTTTGGCAATTGGTAACGCTTTAGAGTCTGAAACTTTAGGTTTTCTAATTGTTGGTGCGATATTATTAGTTTTAGCCATTATAGCTTGCTTCTTAGCGCGTCAAATAGATAATGCCGTGATTAAATCTCTTTCAAAAAAATTCTTCAAATCATAA
- a CDS encoding AraC family transcriptional regulator, translating to MVEIEMRPQAAKYSLEQLKKALGGDIKRESGRDVLVVDNDIAKGTIAHISFDWGVHFMVLKIKFFKEVTVRTESNDFNPLRFMYAMHGSFKHRFGVNKEERDIDQFHSLIFTNKSGGENFIHFPSNEALHVSLIQIERRSFLKKRNTNVSSLNQRLHDVFVDTDEEHRFAHYGSLNLKISDYIKKIDKLKGKGMVRALKIEALVYEILSFHIQQHNKFQKGVPLPTSLSSTELKLIRKLGNEIIKNPSFHYNLDELSLKSALSQAKLQEGFKFLYTRTVTEYVRHIRLEKARELLNKADLNISQVVYSIGFTSRSYFSKIFKEKYDISPNEYRKNVMRNMESVNMVA from the coding sequence ATGGTAGAAATAGAAATGCGACCTCAAGCCGCAAAATATAGTTTAGAGCAATTAAAGAAGGCTCTTGGAGGTGATATCAAGAGAGAATCTGGTCGCGACGTATTAGTTGTTGATAATGATATCGCCAAAGGAACGATAGCCCATATTTCTTTTGACTGGGGTGTTCATTTTATGGTCTTGAAAATAAAATTTTTTAAAGAAGTTACTGTAAGAACAGAATCTAATGATTTTAATCCACTAAGATTCATGTACGCCATGCACGGTAGTTTTAAGCATCGTTTCGGCGTAAATAAAGAGGAACGCGATATTGATCAATTTCATTCCTTAATTTTTACCAATAAATCTGGAGGTGAGAATTTCATACACTTTCCTTCAAACGAAGCTTTGCACGTTAGTCTTATACAAATTGAAAGACGTTCATTTCTTAAAAAACGAAATACAAATGTGTCTTCTTTAAATCAAAGACTTCATGATGTTTTTGTAGATACAGACGAAGAACACCGTTTTGCACATTATGGTAGCTTAAATCTAAAAATAAGCGATTACATTAAAAAGATTGACAAACTAAAAGGCAAAGGAATGGTTAGAGCTCTAAAAATAGAGGCTCTGGTTTATGAAATTTTGTCTTTTCATATACAACAACATAACAAATTTCAAAAAGGGGTACCATTACCTACTTCTTTATCCAGCACAGAACTAAAATTGATACGAAAATTGGGTAATGAGATTATAAAAAATCCTTCTTTTCATTATAATCTAGATGAACTGTCTTTAAAATCTGCACTATCCCAAGCCAAATTACAAGAAGGGTTTAAGTTCTTATATACTAGAACGGTTACCGAATATGTGAGACATATTAGATTAGAGAAGGCTCGAGAACTTTTAAATAAAGCTGATCTTAACATATCACAAGTAGTATATTCTATCGGGTTTACAAGCAGAAGCTATTTCTCCAAAATCTTTAAAGAGAAATATGACATATCACCTAACGAATATCGTAAAAACGTCATGAGAAATATGGAATCTGTTAATATGGTAGCTTAA
- a CDS encoding hemerythrin domain-containing protein, which translates to MTIFEAIRKDHDIQRELLDILVTTSGDSKGRDELFKKVKKELQVHADAEERHYYKPLISSDMMQEKARHGIAEHHEIDELIEKLESTDYSSSAWLKIAKDLKHKVEHHLDDEEHEFFQLSGKVLTEKQKTELSKSYNDYMKENR; encoded by the coding sequence ATGACAATTTTTGAAGCTATTAGAAAAGATCACGACATTCAAAGAGAACTACTGGATATTTTAGTAACAACGTCTGGAGACTCAAAAGGAAGAGACGAGTTATTTAAAAAGGTGAAAAAAGAACTTCAGGTTCATGCCGATGCAGAAGAACGTCATTATTATAAACCATTAATAAGTTCTGACATGATGCAAGAAAAGGCACGTCACGGTATTGCCGAGCATCATGAAATCGATGAGTTAATAGAGAAGCTTGAATCAACAGATTATAGTTCTTCTGCTTGGTTAAAAATTGCTAAAGATCTTAAGCATAAAGTTGAGCACCATCTTGACGATGAAGAGCATGAATTTTTTCAGCTCTCAGGAAAAGTACTTACAGAAAAGCAAAAGACAGAATTGTCTAAAAGTTATAATGACTACATGAAAGAGAACCGATAA
- a CDS encoding PA2169 family four-helix-bundle protein: MSTYTEEVGKKLNELLERTYDAEKGFKNAAENVDHAALKSYFSQKAQERYNFGHELKSEIKSFGQNIDKGGSVSGTLHRTWMDVKALFSGDNEESMLEEAIRGEKAAVDEYQEVLGESSLPSSTKSLLTSQKNTIESGLANIKSLEDLR; this comes from the coding sequence ATGAGTACTTACACAGAAGAAGTCGGAAAAAAACTAAATGAGTTATTAGAAAGAACCTATGATGCAGAAAAAGGTTTTAAAAATGCAGCTGAGAATGTAGATCACGCGGCATTAAAATCATATTTTAGTCAAAAGGCACAAGAGCGTTATAACTTTGGGCATGAGTTAAAGTCTGAAATCAAATCCTTTGGTCAAAATATTGATAAAGGCGGAAGCGTATCTGGGACACTCCATCGCACATGGATGGACGTGAAAGCTTTGTTTAGTGGCGATAATGAAGAGTCTATGTTAGAGGAGGCTATTAGAGGGGAAAAAGCTGCTGTTGATGAATATCAAGAAGTGCTAGGTGAATCTAGTTTGCCATCCAGCACTAAAAGTTTGTTAACTTCTCAAAAGAATACCATCGAGTCTGGATTAGCAAATATCAAGTCTTTAGAAGATTTGAGATAA
- a CDS encoding DUF1328 family protein gives MLRWTITFVVIAIIAAILGFGGIAGAAAGIAKVIFFIFIVLFILSLLKGAFK, from the coding sequence ATGTTACGTTGGACAATCACATTTGTTGTTATAGCCATTATTGCTGCCATTTTAGGATTTGGTGGAATTGCTGGTGCAGCCGCCGGAATAGCTAAAGTTATTTTCTTTATATTTATTGTATTATTTATCTTGTCTTTATTAAAAGGCGCATTTAAATAA
- a CDS encoding SOS response-associated peptidase family protein yields MYYKLSNNFTVKDLKEAHGLNFKFPDIFERRSIIDGLDEEILPIVLDKAPKTVDLGIWGILPQDFNDDWQVYQKVSNTLNLEIASIISTDHYGKVLRQRRCCILVSGFFGSYYQNGEIYPIYVYSGTSKVMALAGIYNITNDGFVTCSLVLKKANSFIKNIHNISDSMPMVMNVDHISDWLGPNFTPLSCNGQDDFDTLDMKSHTIAKEFYKNNIIYDNILDPVTYTSLITDS; encoded by the coding sequence ATGTATTATAAACTCTCAAATAACTTTACGGTTAAAGATCTAAAAGAGGCACATGGCTTAAATTTCAAATTTCCAGATATTTTTGAACGACGATCAATTATAGATGGTCTAGATGAAGAAATTTTACCTATAGTTCTAGATAAGGCCCCAAAAACTGTTGACCTTGGAATTTGGGGGATACTTCCTCAAGATTTTAATGATGATTGGCAAGTCTATCAAAAGGTGAGCAATACTTTAAATTTAGAAATAGCATCTATAATCTCAACTGATCATTATGGAAAGGTATTGCGACAACGCCGTTGTTGTATTCTCGTCTCTGGATTTTTTGGTTCGTATTATCAAAATGGAGAAATTTATCCCATTTATGTTTATTCTGGTACCTCAAAAGTAATGGCTCTGGCTGGTATTTACAATATTACGAATGATGGTTTTGTTACATGTAGTTTGGTTTTGAAAAAGGCAAATTCATTTATAAAAAACATTCATAATATAAGTGATAGTATGCCCATGGTTATGAATGTCGATCATATATCAGACTGGTTAGGACCTAATTTTACGCCCTTGAGTTGTAATGGTCAAGATGATTTTGATACTTTAGATATGAAATCTCATACCATTGCTAAAGAATTTTACAAAAACAATATCATCTACGATAACATCCTAGATCCTGTTACCTATACTTCGTTAATTACAGACTCTTAA
- a CDS encoding AraC family transcriptional regulator: MVKSFSLRDNEATNIITSIADDLKITPDIVGLDFCLELPQKLGHGYFRAVKFSHGLSVLEANVSMKTDFELSFEEIDTNPLVILFNMADQITIDSTKYNKKNKIAKLHCTIFSTGTLNHHTLGFSKNQMNNFFALIIDRKSFETKMDIISNELPDIFRKVFKDVNGVNSFEHSSYFSLEIAQFIEEFRHCALDSFMKPMFLEGKAYEILTFQLQHFNNKDDDDSPKKLLRRSTIDKIEAAVDVIDSELDVTINVHALAKRVGLNQTTLQNGFKNLFQTSVNDYIKNKRLDRAKILMETSDLNITEITYKIGINSRSYFSKLFKDKFGIAPSAYMTQYRAANSKTG; the protein is encoded by the coding sequence ATGGTAAAATCTTTTAGCCTAAGAGATAATGAGGCTACCAATATTATTACATCCATTGCTGATGATCTCAAAATCACACCCGATATTGTTGGTCTTGACTTTTGTTTAGAGCTACCACAAAAGCTAGGTCATGGTTATTTTAGAGCTGTGAAATTTTCTCACGGTCTTTCTGTTCTAGAAGCCAATGTGAGTATGAAGACTGATTTCGAATTGAGCTTTGAAGAAATTGACACCAACCCATTGGTGATTTTATTCAATATGGCCGATCAAATCACGATCGACAGTACTAAATACAATAAAAAAAACAAAATCGCGAAACTTCATTGTACGATCTTTTCAACAGGAACCCTAAACCATCATACTTTAGGATTCTCTAAAAACCAAATGAACAATTTTTTTGCGCTTATTATAGACAGAAAATCATTTGAAACTAAGATGGATATCATCTCGAATGAACTTCCTGACATTTTTAGGAAAGTGTTTAAAGACGTAAATGGAGTGAACAGTTTTGAGCACTCCAGTTATTTTTCTTTAGAAATCGCTCAGTTTATTGAAGAATTTAGACATTGTGCGCTAGATAGTTTTATGAAACCGATGTTTTTAGAAGGTAAAGCCTATGAAATATTGACATTTCAGCTTCAGCATTTTAATAATAAGGATGATGATGATTCTCCAAAAAAATTACTTAGGAGATCAACTATAGATAAAATTGAAGCAGCAGTAGATGTTATTGATAGCGAACTTGATGTTACCATCAATGTTCACGCTCTCGCTAAACGTGTAGGTCTCAACCAGACCACTTTACAAAACGGATTTAAAAATCTGTTTCAAACTTCCGTGAATGATTATATCAAAAACAAAAGACTGGACAGAGCAAAAATATTGATGGAAACTTCTGATTTAAATATTACCGAAATCACTTATAAAATAGGTATCAATAGTAGAAGTTATTTTTCAAAATTATTTAAAGACAAATTTGGAATAGCACCTAGCGCCTATATGACGCAATATAGAGCTGCAAATTCTAAAACCGGATAG
- a CDS encoding arsenate reductase family protein, with product MIKIYYSSESSIGKQTYGYVNASFKDLLAIDVTKSNVTGTQWKDLAEHLNISISDLVDKEHPIFTEKYDNTADLDEDGWIKVLDANPEVLNYPIVIIGDDYFHIKNPSDIEKHLDPNSEGIDEKKHI from the coding sequence ATGATTAAAATATATTATAGTTCGGAGTCCTCAATTGGAAAACAAACCTATGGATACGTTAACGCTTCTTTCAAAGATCTTTTAGCTATTGATGTCACCAAAAGCAATGTGACTGGAACACAATGGAAAGATCTAGCAGAGCATTTAAACATTTCTATATCTGATTTGGTGGATAAAGAGCATCCTATTTTTACCGAAAAATATGATAATACAGCCGATTTAGATGAAGATGGATGGATCAAGGTTTTAGATGCAAATCCAGAAGTGCTCAATTATCCTATTGTAATTATTGGAGATGATTATTTTCATATTAAAAATCCTTCTGATATAGAAAAACACCTCGACCCGAATAGTGAAGGTATTGACGAAAAAAAACATATTTAA
- the trxB gene encoding thioredoxin-disulfide reductase — protein MSDNIEHVKCLIIGSGPAGYTAAIYAARANMKPVLYQGSQPGGQLTTTNEVENFPGYPNGITGPEMMIELQKQAERFETDVRDGWVTKVDFSGDVHKVWVNETKEIHCDTIIISTGASAKYLGLESEQKYLKLGGGVSACAVCDGFFYRNQEVVIVGAGDSACEEAHYLSKLCKKVTMLVRRDEFRASKIMVNRVKKTENIEILFNTETDEVVGDGQVVTGVKVFNNQTDEKWEIPATGFFVAIGHKPNTDIFKEYLKMDETGYIINKPGTAKTDIEGVFVCGDAADHVYRQAVTAAGTGCMAALDAERYLAAKDADFEFVTPQY, from the coding sequence ATGTCTGATAATATCGAGCACGTTAAGTGTCTAATTATAGGTTCTGGCCCTGCTGGTTATACTGCTGCAATATATGCTGCTAGAGCAAACATGAAACCCGTATTATATCAAGGTTCTCAGCCAGGTGGTCAACTTACCACAACCAACGAAGTTGAAAATTTTCCTGGATATCCAAACGGAATCACGGGACCAGAAATGATGATCGAACTTCAAAAACAAGCCGAACGCTTTGAAACAGATGTGCGAGATGGTTGGGTCACTAAGGTAGATTTTTCTGGAGATGTGCATAAGGTTTGGGTGAACGAAACCAAAGAAATTCATTGTGATACCATCATTATCTCAACAGGGGCGTCTGCAAAATATTTAGGTCTTGAATCTGAACAAAAATATCTCAAATTGGGTGGCGGTGTTTCGGCATGTGCTGTTTGTGACGGATTTTTCTACAGAAACCAAGAAGTGGTTATTGTTGGAGCAGGAGATAGCGCCTGTGAAGAAGCACATTACCTTTCTAAGCTTTGTAAAAAAGTAACTATGTTGGTGCGCCGTGACGAGTTTAGAGCATCAAAAATTATGGTGAACAGAGTCAAGAAAACTGAAAATATCGAAATTTTGTTCAACACCGAAACTGATGAAGTGGTTGGTGATGGTCAAGTAGTAACCGGTGTGAAGGTGTTTAACAATCAAACCGACGAGAAATGGGAAATTCCAGCTACAGGATTTTTTGTGGCGATAGGTCATAAGCCAAATACAGACATCTTTAAGGAATATCTTAAAATGGATGAGACGGGTTATATCATTAACAAACCAGGTACTGCCAAAACCGATATTGAAGGGGTATTTGTATGTGGAGATGCCGCAGACCACGTATATCGTCAAGCAGTTACTGCTGCAGGTACAGGTTGTATGGCTGCTTTAGATGCTGAACGCTACTTGGCGGCGAAGGATGCGGACTTTGAGTTCGTTACGCCGCAGTATTAA
- a CDS encoding GIN domain-containing protein has translation MRKTYVFLIIVLLSSYNSIAQELEKVKGDRNLTIRQTPVDEFSKLVVGEEFEMELFYSKTPSVEIETDDNLHEYIAIEVINGILTLKTTRELRAKDMKVKINYGDTFSDIEVFGDAEIRSLTSLELKNANIKATGSSRAYLNIKSDTFKFVGLEKVKARLNVTATSAIIEMSDNAKADALINATEIKADLYQRANADFEGTAVNLAVRADNNAQFNGRNLTAKTCTVIAEIASDVYVEVTDQITIETSGSSEIYLYGNAKILINRFTDTVKLEKKEK, from the coding sequence ATGAGAAAAACCTATGTTTTCCTTATCATCGTTCTACTGTCTTCTTATAATTCTATAGCCCAAGAATTAGAGAAAGTAAAGGGTGACCGTAACCTTACCATCAGGCAAACTCCTGTGGATGAATTTTCTAAGCTTGTCGTTGGAGAAGAATTTGAAATGGAACTCTTTTACAGCAAAACACCTTCCGTAGAAATAGAAACCGACGATAATTTACATGAATATATTGCGATAGAAGTTATTAATGGCATCTTGACATTAAAGACCACTCGAGAGCTAAGAGCAAAGGACATGAAGGTGAAGATCAACTATGGGGACACCTTTAGTGATATTGAAGTTTTTGGTGATGCAGAAATACGCTCCTTGACGTCTCTAGAGCTAAAAAACGCTAATATTAAAGCCACAGGTTCATCCCGAGCGTATCTTAATATCAAATCAGATACATTTAAATTTGTAGGTCTTGAAAAAGTGAAAGCACGTTTAAACGTGACCGCCACGTCTGCAATAATAGAAATGAGCGATAATGCTAAAGCAGACGCGTTGATCAATGCTACAGAAATCAAGGCTGATCTCTACCAACGTGCCAATGCAGATTTTGAAGGCACCGCCGTAAACCTTGCTGTAAGGGCCGATAATAATGCGCAATTCAACGGTAGAAATTTAACCGCAAAAACATGTACGGTTATTGCCGAAATAGCAAGCGATGTTTATGTAGAAGTGACAGATCAAATTACCATTGAAACCTCTGGGAGTAGCGAAATTTACCTCTACGGAAATGCTAAAATCTTGATCAATCGTTTTACAGATACCGTTAAGTTAGAAAAAAAAGAAAAATAA
- a CDS encoding head GIN domain-containing protein — translation MTTIAKFTITLILSLLLVSCNFDANWNTGTKGNGEVTSVERPSTQIFNKIEASRGLDVYITQNDVASIRVEADQNLQDLITTTIENGVLIITTKENIGSATSKKVFVNVKELEEISASSGSYIYGNNTITSKSLKLNSASGADIELELDVTHLSCYASSGSDLKVSGKANEFIAKAASGSDIIAGDLLSNTCNASASSGADVTVNTIKKLTVTANSGGDITYHGNPELLEKNGVTSGTVRRE, via the coding sequence ATGACTACTATTGCTAAATTCACCATCACTTTAATTTTAAGCCTTCTATTGGTCTCTTGTAATTTCGATGCTAATTGGAACACAGGCACCAAAGGCAATGGAGAGGTGACCTCCGTTGAAAGACCCTCAACGCAAATTTTCAATAAAATAGAAGCTAGCCGAGGTCTAGATGTTTACATCACCCAAAATGATGTCGCCTCTATTAGGGTTGAGGCAGATCAAAATCTTCAAGATCTCATAACTACAACTATTGAAAACGGTGTTTTAATTATAACTACCAAAGAAAATATTGGTTCTGCAACATCTAAAAAAGTATTTGTAAACGTTAAAGAGCTTGAAGAAATTTCTGCTAGCAGCGGAAGTTATATTTACGGAAACAATACAATTACTTCAAAAAGCCTAAAGTTAAATTCAGCCAGCGGCGCAGATATTGAATTGGAGCTAGATGTCACACATTTATCTTGCTATGCCTCTAGTGGGAGTGATTTAAAGGTTTCTGGAAAAGCCAACGAGTTTATAGCAAAAGCAGCAAGCGGAAGTGACATCATTGCTGGTGATCTATTGAGCAATACCTGTAATGCCAGTGCTTCTAGCGGTGCAGACGTCACAGTCAATACAATCAAAAAATTAACTGTAACTGCAAATAGTGGTGGCGATATTACCTACCATGGCAATCCAGAATTGTTAGAAAAAAACGGCGTTACCTCAGGCACGGTTCGTAGAGAATAA